Genomic DNA from Alicyclobacillus fastidiosus:
CCCGTTGTGACCAATCGCGATGTTGCGCGCGTGTGTGCTCATGGTGATCGGCTGTGCGTTCTGAGGGGTGTTAGCACCGGCGGTGGAATAGCGGACGTGCCCGATGGCCGCGTGGCCGACAAGCCCTTCGAGCTCCCCGTGTTTGAACACGTCCGTCAAGAGGCCCAACGCCTTGTGGCTGTACATCTTCGTGCCGTCAGTCGTCGCGATGCCGGCGGCCTCCTGCCCGCGGTGCTGCAGCGCTACCAGCCCGTAATACGTCAACGGCGCCGCCTGAGGGTGGCCGTAGATTCCAAAGACGCCGCACTCCTCTTGTGGTCTATCTGGTCGATCCTCTGTCTCTATTCGCATGCTGTCCACGCAAAGGTCCTCCCCTTTGTCTCGCGTTCATGCAGCCGCCCCGGCCATTACTGCCCGGACGACTGCGTGGTGATGGTGGCGGTGGGTTGAAGCGTGTTGAAGAAAGAAGGAATCGCCTCTTCGTACGCGGTCGTGAGCGCCGGAAGAGACATCGTTGCGAGCATTTGGTCGCCCTGGCGAACGCTTATCTCCGTCCCCTCGAGCACGCCAATGCGCTTAGCCGGTACCATTGCTGCGGCTGCCAAACCTTGCACGGCTTGCTCGTTAGCGGCCTGCACAGCGACGATGACGCGCCCCTGCGCTTCCGAGAACAGCCAACCGTGTGCATGGACGTCCGCTGGCAGCGACAGCTCGGTCCCGTGCCCACTGCCGATACAAATTTCGGCGAGTGTGACAGCAATGCCGCCCTCGCTGACGTCGTGCGCAGCTTCTACCAGCGACTGCGAAGCCAACTGCTGCAGCAACTGATGCAATCTCGCTTCTTCGTCGAGGTTGAGATACGGTGCGTCGCCAGCCGGACCGTCGCAGACCAGTTCGCCGTACAGCGTACCGTCGAGTGACTCGTCCTCCCGGCCGAGCAACCAGAGGGACATGTGTTGAGCGGCTTTTGGCGCACTCGGCACGCGGTTGCCAATGCCGTCGATCACGCCAATGGCACCTACCACCGGTGTCGGCTGGATGTCGACGCCGCGCGTCTCGTTGTACAGGCTCACGTTCCCGCTGACGACAGGCGTGCCAAGCGCTTCGCACGCTTGTGCCATACCTTCGATAGCGTCGGAGAGCTGTCGCATGATCTCTGGCTTCTCCGGGTTTCCGAAGTTTAGACAGTTGGTGATGGCCAGCGGCTTCGCACCGACCGTGGCCAAGTTTCGCACCGCTTCCGCCACGGCGATCTGACCGCCGCGCCGCGGGTTGAGATAGACGTAACGGCTGTTACCGTCGGTCGCCATCGCGACCGCCTTGTCGACGCCTGGAACTTTGACCAGAGCCGCATCATGACCTGGGCCCAAAACCGTCGAAGCGCGTACGGACGTGTCATACTGGCGATACACCCAACGCTTATCCGCCACACTCGGGTGCGCGAGCAGTTGCAACCACGCCTCGGCAATCGCGAGGTCGGTCGGGATCGAATGGGATGCCTCAGGGCTCCATGGTGCAGCCTCGCGCTCGTATACCGGTGCTTCGTCGACCAGTGCTGCGACGGGCATATCGGCTACGATCTCGCCCTTGAACAAGAGTCGCAGGCGACCGTCATCGGTCACGCGACCGACGTTGGCCACTTCGAGCCCATATCGCCGGAAGATTTCGAATGCTACTTCTTCGCGTCCCCGCTCCAAGACGACGAGCATTCGCTCCTGCGACTCGGACAACATCATTTCGTATGGGGTCATCTCGGTTTCGCGGACAGGTACATCGTCGAGTACCATTTCGATACCGCCACCCGCGCGGCTAGCCATCTCCGCAGAAGAAGACGTCAACCCAGCGGCGCCCATGTCCTGGATACCGACGACCGCACCGGATGCGATGAGTTCTAGACATGCTTCCATCAAGAGCTTGCCAAGGAACGGATCGCCGACTTGAACGGCCGACCGCTCCTTCTCGTGCGGATCCTCCGCCGAGGCAAACGTCGCACCGTGAATGCCGTCGCGGCCTGTTCGGGCGCCGACGACAAACACCGGATTGCCCACGCCCGTCGCCGTGCCGGTAACCATTTGATCACTTTGCAACAGCCCTACACACATCGCGTTGACGAGCGGATTGCCGCGATACGTCGGAC
This window encodes:
- the purL gene encoding phosphoribosylformylglycinamidine synthase subunit PurL gives rise to the protein MLEPTATQIRDEKIYRSLGLTDTEYDQVVAKLGRLPNYVEAGIFGVLWSEHCSYKSSKAHLRKFPTSGPQVLQGPGENAGVVDIGDGLAVAFKMESHNHPSAVEPFQGAATGVGGILRDIFTMGARPIAFLNSLRFGPLDDAHTRYLFGQVVAGIGGYGNCVGIPTVGGEVQFSPTYRGNPLVNAMCVGLLQSDQMVTGTATGVGNPVFVVGARTGRDGIHGATFASAEDPHEKERSAVQVGDPFLGKLLMEACLELIASGAVVGIQDMGAAGLTSSSAEMASRAGGGIEMVLDDVPVRETEMTPYEMMLSESQERMLVVLERGREEVAFEIFRRYGLEVANVGRVTDDGRLRLLFKGEIVADMPVAALVDEAPVYEREAAPWSPEASHSIPTDLAIAEAWLQLLAHPSVADKRWVYRQYDTSVRASTVLGPGHDAALVKVPGVDKAVAMATDGNSRYVYLNPRRGGQIAVAEAVRNLATVGAKPLAITNCLNFGNPEKPEIMRQLSDAIEGMAQACEALGTPVVSGNVSLYNETRGVDIQPTPVVGAIGVIDGIGNRVPSAPKAAQHMSLWLLGREDESLDGTLYGELVCDGPAGDAPYLNLDEEARLHQLLQQLASQSLVEAAHDVSEGGIAVTLAEICIGSGHGTELSLPADVHAHGWLFSEAQGRVIVAVQAANEQAVQGLAAAAMVPAKRIGVLEGTEISVRQGDQMLATMSLPALTTAYEEAIPSFFNTLQPTATITTQSSGQ